A single region of the Herpetosiphon gulosus genome encodes:
- a CDS encoding class I SAM-dependent methyltransferase — protein MTVLSTDIPAPNSPSISDVEAYYDAMGPFYKLIWGDSVHGGYWPAGLEDMSLPEAQEHLTNLMIEKTPIKPGQHMLDLGCGTGLPAIRMASAKQCHVHGLTVAHGQVAEAQATIQAMQMQEFVHINWGNAMELPFEADFFSAAWAFESIFHMPSRLTVMQEANRVLQAGSYFVLTDIVEVKPLSPEQQQIFFPAFQINTLTTKQGYLDLFAQTGFEQLELIDLTAGIEKTLAHTKLGIEQKRAELAAIYPAPMLAMIEQTWPMVEKIYAEFVRYVLIVARKRG, from the coding sequence ATGACAGTCCTATCAACCGATATTCCAGCACCCAACTCACCAAGCATCAGCGATGTTGAAGCCTACTACGACGCGATGGGGCCGTTCTATAAATTAATTTGGGGCGATAGTGTCCATGGCGGCTATTGGCCAGCAGGTTTAGAAGACATGTCGCTCCCCGAAGCCCAAGAACATTTGACCAATTTGATGATTGAGAAAACGCCGATTAAGCCAGGCCAACATATGCTTGATCTGGGCTGTGGCACAGGCTTGCCCGCGATTCGCATGGCCAGCGCCAAACAATGCCATGTCCATGGATTAACTGTGGCGCACGGCCAAGTTGCCGAAGCACAAGCTACCATCCAAGCCATGCAAATGCAGGAGTTTGTGCACATCAATTGGGGCAATGCCATGGAATTACCGTTTGAAGCCGATTTTTTCAGCGCTGCATGGGCTTTTGAATCGATTTTTCATATGCCAAGCCGCCTCACTGTGATGCAAGAAGCCAATCGAGTTTTGCAGGCCGGCAGTTATTTCGTGCTGACTGATATCGTTGAAGTCAAGCCGCTTAGCCCTGAGCAGCAACAGATCTTTTTCCCAGCCTTTCAAATTAATACCCTCACCACCAAGCAAGGCTATCTTGATCTCTTCGCCCAAACCGGCTTCGAGCAGCTTGAGTTGATCGATTTGACCGCCGGGATCGAGAAAACCCTCGCCCATACCAAGCTTGGCATCGAGCAAAAACGGGCCGAACTAGCGGCGATTTATCCAGCCCCAATGCTCGCCATGATCGAACAAACTTGGCCGATGGTCGAGAAAATTTATGCTGAATTTGTGCGTTATGTCCTGATTGTCGCGCGTAAACGTGGCTAA
- a CDS encoding response regulator, giving the protein MSLIQKMTKAFVLIVEDNIDNMLVLTELLNVMPEVRYCNVRPSGRQLFAFLENDAVPAINLILLDINLPRENGYVLLPKIRVHPKLCNALVIAVSAQTGPQEVAKIRAAGFDGFLAKPLHFQRFPEQLRRIMNGEQIWEGA; this is encoded by the coding sequence ATGTCGCTGATTCAAAAAATGACCAAAGCGTTTGTGCTAATCGTCGAAGATAATATTGATAACATGCTGGTATTAACTGAATTGCTGAATGTTATGCCAGAAGTACGTTATTGTAATGTACGGCCTTCAGGCCGCCAACTTTTTGCCTTCCTCGAAAACGATGCAGTACCCGCAATTAATTTAATTCTGTTGGATATTAACTTGCCACGCGAAAATGGCTATGTGCTGTTACCCAAAATTCGCGTCCACCCCAAGCTTTGCAACGCCTTGGTGATCGCGGTCAGTGCCCAAACTGGCCCTCAAGAAGTGGCCAAAATTCGCGCTGCTGGCTTCGATGGCTTTCTGGCCAAACCACTACACTTCCAACGTTTCCCTGAACAATTACGCCGAATTATGAATGGCGAACAAATTTGGGAAGGCGCATAA
- a CDS encoding bifunctional metallophosphatase/5'-nucleotidase: MDFAMWHNVKSKVGILLSLTLLVGSLGQAAPTKAAEKLCFNQPGVVECIAPEFRDYWEKNGGLPVFGYPQTAAYEEATPEGKFLVQYFERQRLEYHPEKPAPFTILLGRINDEVLLRENRVWRDFPTAPQATGCQLFSETGHSVCGEFLKYWNSQGLDLSENGITYGESLALWGLPLSDPQEEINIDGDKVLTQHFERARMEWHTKDGKNQILLTRLGVTLVPMQLKMLAINDFHGQISTGRKVSNKDVGGAAYLSSYIKQARAKARYSLTVQAGDMVGASAPSSALLQDQPTMEFLNMLGVNVGTIGNHEFDEGFDEMMRLIDGGCHPTAGCWEGANYPYVVANVIDKRTNKTILPAYHVMNIDGARIGFIGVVLQNTPEIVIPSGVTNLEFIDEVTAINQAVTELNGQGVHAIIVLAHEGGTQNATTGAITGPIAEIANGINDDVDVIVSAHTHTSISGEVDGKLITQALSYSTAFADIDLTIDRAKRDIVAKKATIVTTFHEGMTPDAEVAAMVKKYEDQVASQVNRKVGTSAIAITNTANAAGESALGNLIADAQRNTMSTQFAFMNPGGIRAPLDAGEITWGELYSIQPFSNDLVKMTVTGADIYTLLNQQWQTQSDGSVRARILQISGLSYTWTDANAVGQKVLEVRDGSGQLLDKAASYTITVNSFLADGGDGFVVLKQGKNREVGPTDLDGLVRYIEKLAQPISANIENRIVKQ, from the coding sequence ATGGATTTTGCAATGTGGCATAACGTGAAAAGCAAAGTAGGTATTCTACTTAGCCTCACGCTGTTGGTTGGCTCGCTTGGCCAAGCTGCACCAACGAAGGCCGCCGAAAAGCTGTGTTTCAATCAGCCAGGCGTTGTCGAATGTATTGCTCCCGAATTCCGCGATTATTGGGAAAAGAACGGTGGGTTGCCCGTTTTTGGTTATCCCCAAACCGCAGCCTATGAAGAAGCCACTCCTGAAGGTAAGTTCTTGGTGCAATATTTTGAGCGCCAGCGGCTTGAATATCACCCCGAGAAACCAGCTCCATTTACGATTTTACTTGGCCGGATTAATGATGAAGTGCTGTTGCGCGAAAACCGCGTATGGCGCGATTTCCCCACCGCTCCCCAAGCGACTGGCTGCCAATTGTTCAGCGAAACTGGCCACAGCGTTTGCGGTGAGTTCTTGAAATATTGGAACTCGCAAGGTTTGGATTTGAGTGAAAATGGCATTACCTACGGCGAATCATTGGCCTTGTGGGGCTTGCCACTCTCTGATCCCCAAGAAGAAATTAACATCGATGGCGATAAAGTTTTAACCCAACACTTTGAGCGTGCTCGCATGGAATGGCACACCAAAGATGGCAAGAATCAAATCTTGCTGACTCGCCTTGGCGTGACTTTGGTGCCAATGCAGCTCAAAATGTTGGCAATCAACGACTTCCATGGTCAAATCTCAACGGGCCGCAAGGTGAGCAATAAGGATGTTGGTGGCGCTGCCTACTTGAGCAGCTACATCAAACAAGCTCGCGCCAAAGCTCGCTACTCGTTGACCGTGCAAGCTGGCGATATGGTCGGCGCAAGTGCCCCAAGCTCAGCCTTGTTGCAAGATCAGCCAACCATGGAATTCCTTAATATGTTGGGAGTTAATGTTGGCACAATCGGCAACCACGAATTCGATGAAGGCTTCGATGAAATGATGCGCTTGATCGATGGTGGCTGTCACCCAACCGCTGGCTGCTGGGAAGGTGCAAACTATCCCTATGTTGTGGCCAATGTGATCGACAAACGCACCAATAAGACGATTTTGCCAGCCTATCATGTGATGAACATTGATGGGGCACGCATCGGCTTTATCGGTGTCGTATTGCAAAATACCCCTGAAATCGTGATTCCATCAGGCGTGACCAACCTTGAGTTTATCGATGAAGTTACGGCGATCAATCAAGCAGTAACCGAGTTGAATGGCCAAGGTGTCCATGCAATCATTGTTTTGGCCCACGAAGGTGGTACGCAAAACGCCACAACTGGCGCAATCACTGGCCCAATCGCTGAAATTGCCAATGGTATTAATGATGATGTTGATGTGATCGTTAGCGCTCACACTCACACCTCAATCAGCGGCGAAGTCGATGGTAAGTTGATCACCCAAGCACTTTCATATAGCACTGCTTTTGCTGATATCGATTTGACAATCGACCGCGCTAAACGCGATATCGTGGCCAAAAAAGCCACGATCGTCACGACCTTCCACGAAGGTATGACCCCTGATGCAGAGGTTGCGGCAATGGTCAAGAAATACGAAGACCAAGTAGCATCGCAAGTTAACCGCAAGGTTGGTACTTCAGCCATCGCCATCACCAACACGGCCAATGCAGCCGGTGAATCGGCCTTAGGCAACTTGATTGCCGATGCGCAACGTAACACCATGAGCACCCAATTTGCCTTTATGAATCCAGGCGGCATTCGCGCACCACTCGATGCTGGCGAAATTACCTGGGGCGAGTTGTATTCAATTCAGCCATTCAGCAACGATTTGGTCAAGATGACTGTAACTGGGGCTGATATTTACACCTTGCTCAACCAACAATGGCAAACCCAAAGCGATGGTTCAGTTCGCGCTCGTATCCTGCAAATTTCAGGCTTGAGCTACACCTGGACTGATGCCAATGCGGTTGGCCAAAAAGTGCTTGAAGTACGTGATGGTAGTGGCCAACTTTTGGATAAAGCTGCCAGCTACACCATCACTGTCAATAGCTTCTTGGCTGATGGCGGCGATGGCTTCGTTGTGCTCAAACAAGGCAAGAATCGCGAAGTTGGCCCAACTGACCTCGATGGCTTAGTGCGCTACATCGAAAAGTTAGCTCAGCCAATTAGCGCTAACATCGAAAACCGCATCGTCAAACAATAA
- a CDS encoding penicillin-insensitive murein endopeptidase, whose amino-acid sequence MKAFVWRIASFTLILSIVLGSIGSAHAFSAAFFHTISKGNRGTDVKAMQYLLNISADGVFGSGTESSVKSFQSSQGLGADGIVGPNTWNALVVTVRRGDNGNAVKAVQTLLNAKRNAGLTVDGAFGAGTESAVKSFQSHAGLSADGVVGPTTWKNLIWHYEYTDFSANICDQDPDNNGNANWGVASTVAQIEAAASDFASYGKGKVPLGDISFEHGGDIPGHASHETGLDVDLWPIRSDGKQCTGSRITWQSSTYDRAATRNLVKAIRAAAPNQIALIYFNDPVLISEGLTTSYPNHDNHLHIRFK is encoded by the coding sequence ATGAAAGCTTTCGTTTGGCGGATTGCCAGTTTTACGTTAATCTTGAGCATTGTGCTTGGTTCGATCGGTTCGGCGCATGCATTTTCAGCGGCATTTTTCCATACAATTAGCAAAGGCAATCGTGGCACTGATGTCAAAGCTATGCAATATTTGCTCAATATTAGTGCCGACGGCGTGTTTGGCTCAGGCACCGAAAGCTCTGTTAAGAGTTTTCAATCGAGTCAAGGCCTTGGGGCTGATGGCATTGTTGGCCCTAACACTTGGAATGCGCTGGTTGTAACCGTGCGGCGTGGTGATAATGGTAACGCAGTTAAAGCCGTCCAAACCTTGTTGAATGCCAAACGCAACGCTGGCTTAACTGTCGATGGTGCATTTGGGGCTGGTACGGAAAGCGCTGTCAAGAGTTTTCAGAGCCATGCTGGCCTGAGTGCCGATGGCGTGGTTGGCCCAACCACCTGGAAGAACTTGATTTGGCATTATGAATATACTGATTTCAGTGCCAACATCTGCGATCAAGACCCCGATAATAATGGTAATGCCAACTGGGGTGTCGCCTCAACGGTGGCCCAAATTGAAGCGGCGGCTAGTGATTTTGCCAGCTATGGTAAGGGCAAAGTGCCGCTTGGCGATATTAGTTTTGAACATGGTGGCGATATTCCAGGCCATGCCTCACACGAAACTGGCCTTGATGTTGATCTTTGGCCAATTCGCAGCGATGGCAAGCAATGTACTGGCAGCCGAATTACCTGGCAATCGAGCACCTACGATCGCGCTGCGACCCGCAATTTGGTCAAAGCCATTCGGGCTGCTGCGCCTAACCAAATTGCCTTGATTTACTTCAATGATCCGGTGTTGATTAGCGAAGGCTTGACCACTTCCTATCCCAATCACGATAATCATTTACACATTCGCTTCAAATAG
- a CDS encoding N-acetylmuramoyl-L-alanine amidase: MKKLSRRTFGKLSLGVAMSVVVGGTELRFLRPAHAAVATPAIDSTAAWGAAAAKEPINVLNQKPIGIVVHHTTNPNTNDFTRNKAWQVARQIQQSHFNRGWIDTGQQFTISRGGWIMEGRHQSLSILQGGTKHVQGAHVDGHNETHIGIECEGLYMNVTPSLPLWNKLVALIAYICQQYGLTANAIVGHRDLDSTSCPGDTLYSLLPQLRTAVDTTLSGGAVGRMWPILRRNTPATGLAKTMQYLLRARGATITADGAFGPGTETAVKSFQTANGLTSDGVVGAATWEKLIMTLRSGDTGEAVKALQNQLTVQNYPTTIDGSFGTGVNTLVRAFQTNRQLTVDGVVGLNSWNHLAM; this comes from the coding sequence ATGAAGAAACTTTCCCGCCGTACATTTGGCAAACTATCGCTGGGCGTGGCAATGAGCGTGGTGGTTGGTGGCACAGAATTACGCTTCTTGCGGCCAGCTCATGCCGCCGTTGCAACTCCTGCGATTGATTCAACTGCTGCTTGGGGGGCTGCTGCTGCCAAAGAGCCAATCAATGTGCTCAATCAAAAGCCAATCGGCATTGTTGTGCACCACACGACTAATCCTAACACCAACGATTTTACCCGCAATAAGGCATGGCAAGTGGCGCGGCAAATTCAACAAAGCCATTTCAATCGCGGTTGGATCGATACTGGCCAACAATTTACGATCAGCCGTGGTGGCTGGATTATGGAAGGCCGCCATCAAAGTTTGAGTATTTTGCAAGGCGGTACGAAGCATGTTCAAGGCGCACACGTCGATGGCCATAATGAAACCCATATTGGCATCGAATGCGAAGGCTTGTATATGAATGTCACGCCCAGCCTGCCCTTGTGGAATAAACTGGTGGCTTTAATTGCCTATATTTGCCAGCAATATGGCCTCACTGCCAACGCTATTGTCGGCCATCGCGATTTGGATAGCACCAGTTGTCCAGGCGATACGCTGTATAGTTTGCTGCCACAATTGCGCACGGCGGTTGATACAACCCTCAGTGGTGGGGCAGTTGGTCGCATGTGGCCGATTTTGCGGCGTAACACACCTGCGACTGGCCTTGCCAAAACTATGCAATATCTCTTGCGAGCACGCGGTGCGACGATTACCGCCGATGGAGCCTTTGGCCCAGGCACTGAAACTGCGGTCAAGAGCTTTCAAACCGCCAATGGCCTAACCTCAGATGGAGTCGTTGGGGCAGCAACGTGGGAAAAATTAATCATGACCTTGCGCTCAGGCGATACGGGCGAGGCAGTCAAGGCCTTGCAAAATCAACTGACGGTGCAAAATTACCCAACGACGATTGATGGTAGCTTTGGAACAGGCGTAAACACGCTTGTTCGCGCCTTCCAAACCAATCGCCAATTGACGGTTGATGGTGTGGTTGGCTTGAACAGCTGGAATCATTTAGCGATGTAA
- a CDS encoding peptidoglycan-binding protein, with protein sequence MHKRWAFWFSGLTMALVMLASFGPAAQGVAARTWATVSNGDSGDNVYTVQAMLKQRGYSLTVDGDFGSGTLSTVKSFQSSKGLSADGVVGPNTWEQLVLTVRQGDNNIVVNALQRQLKKHGHSLTVDGDFGAGTLSAVKSFQSSKGLGADGIVGADTWAALTGNPGGGGSSRADLARTIRDSSRIALATIHTSGVSDSATARQNIVDTANGGAARRSSYGNAPGGSVYLSTSLLNGMITLSQSWSYSVSEIAGGSHSANSRHYAGVAVDVNVINGSHVSASHPNQQSFRNKCANLGATEVLGPGDSGHSTHIHCAWPRP encoded by the coding sequence ATGCACAAGCGGTGGGCATTTTGGTTCAGCGGCCTAACCATGGCGTTGGTCATGTTGGCAAGTTTTGGCCCTGCGGCGCAGGGAGTTGCAGCCCGCACTTGGGCAACCGTCAGCAACGGTGATTCTGGCGATAACGTCTATACCGTGCAAGCAATGTTGAAACAACGCGGCTATAGCTTGACGGTCGATGGCGATTTTGGTTCAGGCACCTTGTCAACTGTCAAAAGTTTCCAATCAAGCAAAGGCTTGAGCGCTGATGGCGTGGTTGGCCCCAACACTTGGGAGCAATTGGTTCTCACGGTGCGCCAAGGCGATAACAACATTGTCGTCAATGCCTTGCAACGCCAATTGAAAAAGCATGGCCATTCGTTGACGGTTGATGGCGATTTTGGCGCAGGCACGCTGTCGGCAGTCAAAAGCTTTCAATCAAGCAAAGGCTTGGGAGCTGATGGGATTGTTGGCGCTGATACCTGGGCCGCCTTGACTGGCAATCCAGGTGGTGGTGGCTCCAGCCGCGCCGATTTGGCACGTACCATCCGCGATAGCAGCCGCATCGCCCTCGCGACGATCCATACCTCAGGCGTTTCCGATAGCGCAACCGCCCGCCAAAACATTGTTGACACCGCCAATGGTGGCGCTGCTCGCCGGAGCAGCTATGGCAATGCTCCAGGTGGTTCGGTTTACCTCAGCACCTCATTATTGAACGGGATGATCACCCTCTCACAATCGTGGAGCTACTCGGTTAGCGAAATTGCTGGTGGCTCCCACAGCGCCAACTCACGTCACTATGCTGGCGTTGCCGTCGATGTTAATGTGATCAACGGCTCACACGTTAGCGCATCACACCCCAACCAACAATCATTCCGCAACAAATGTGCCAATCTCGGCGCAACCGAAGTGCTTGGCCCTGGCGATTCTGGCCATAGCACCCACATCCACTGCGCTTGGCCCCGCCCATAA
- a CDS encoding winged helix-turn-helix domain-containing protein, translating to MTQQPTILVIQPDRALQALIVRVLKTASFQVLRSDSIQAAQLLVEQEALDLVVIDQWIPDHDALEFCRNLREHSNLPLLMVGASSDAYMRGIALDQGIDDYVITPFHESEFLARVRALLRRSQQATQQQQPQYTECGVLLINWQDQQVRKYGELVHLTKTEWALLKLFVQYHGQVLTHRMLLQQVWGKSYSEDRAYLHAYIRRLRAKLEDDPTKPQLIHSESGIGYRFMRIEAPSQAPQANPTSLAHLRLPYPIAALIGRQHELTALQELLSKPEARLITITGMGGSGKTSMASYIAQQLHQTQQIPVVFVALDTINDPNMVAASLARAAGLRDHGDDQSLERLQDWISNQTMLFILDNFEQVLGAAPQVSQLLQHCPNLKIVVTSRIVLGVYAEYEFVLPPLGLPDLQQSPPLEQIAASPAVQLFVQRAQAVDSQFRLTAENAPIVAEICVRLDGLALAIELAAVHSKFYPPKVMLQRLNQRLDFLYHNSPDRTQRQHSLRGAIDWSYELLGSYEQTIFQGISLFDGSFTREAAQALWPNDEPSRIERVLQHLVNASLLQRETSSDGLSWFAMLDTIREYSLSKLPKGEAHWLQQQLLDYYVELMQQAEQAFLVSNHTGWIKRLERELPTIRSILAWGIQQEYSLAVWQLCASFWRFWHEQGHISEGREWLAKIQHLQPSTIPLAIRDKVRLGAGVLAFIQDDYAAANQAFGEVLVEPRAEHQPKAIAHALTNIGMVAYWQGRYDEAIQALEESLPLLKMLDDRYGMASSLRHLGMSQLVHHGSRSALALLAESLSFYQELGSKSGIGTAMGFYGRALLIYGDDHEAQQWLEQSIAMLEPLGNWPAMARSQTFLGRVALAQRRYADAQQLLSQSLATLYRVGDREGVAASIEGLAVWSALNQQPDRAHALWSGAHWLREVIGAPIPPADYQALRRMLPQSFSFIQQAQTPKSLRHLVGCALASDCNSLGCDEHEQ from the coding sequence ATGACGCAACAGCCTACAATCTTAGTGATTCAACCAGATCGAGCCTTGCAAGCCTTAATTGTGCGGGTCTTGAAAACCGCTAGTTTTCAGGTGTTACGCAGCGATAGTATTCAAGCAGCTCAACTCCTCGTCGAGCAAGAGGCGCTTGATTTGGTGGTGATCGATCAGTGGATTCCCGACCACGATGCGCTGGAGTTTTGTCGTAATCTTCGTGAGCATTCAAATTTGCCGTTGCTGATGGTGGGAGCCAGCAGCGATGCCTATATGCGGGGCATTGCGCTCGATCAAGGGATTGATGATTATGTGATTACACCGTTTCATGAAAGTGAATTTTTGGCTCGGGTGCGGGCCTTGTTGCGGCGTAGCCAACAAGCGACCCAGCAACAACAGCCGCAGTATACCGAATGTGGGGTGTTGCTGATCAATTGGCAGGATCAGCAGGTGCGCAAATATGGCGAATTAGTTCATCTTACCAAAACTGAATGGGCCTTGCTCAAATTATTTGTTCAATATCACGGCCAAGTTTTGACCCATCGCATGCTATTACAACAGGTTTGGGGCAAAAGCTATAGCGAAGATCGGGCTTATCTGCATGCCTATATTCGGCGTTTACGTGCCAAACTCGAAGACGACCCAACCAAACCTCAGCTAATTCACTCAGAATCGGGGATTGGCTATCGTTTTATGCGGATTGAAGCTCCTAGCCAAGCGCCGCAAGCTAATCCGACAAGCCTTGCCCATTTGCGCCTGCCCTACCCGATCGCTGCGCTGATTGGTCGCCAGCATGAATTAACCGCCTTACAAGAACTACTGAGCAAACCCGAAGCCCGATTAATCACGATCACGGGGATGGGTGGCTCAGGCAAAACCAGCATGGCTAGCTATATTGCCCAGCAGTTACATCAAACCCAGCAAATTCCCGTGGTATTTGTTGCGCTCGATACCATCAACGACCCCAATATGGTCGCCGCAAGTCTGGCTCGCGCCGCAGGATTACGCGACCACGGCGATGATCAGTCGCTTGAACGCTTGCAGGATTGGATTAGCAATCAAACCATGCTCTTCATTTTGGATAATTTTGAGCAAGTGTTGGGGGCAGCGCCGCAAGTCAGTCAATTACTTCAGCATTGCCCAAATTTGAAAATTGTGGTCACCAGCCGGATTGTTTTGGGGGTGTATGCTGAATATGAGTTTGTGTTGCCCCCACTCGGCTTGCCCGACCTACAACAAAGCCCACCACTTGAGCAAATTGCCGCCAGCCCAGCGGTTCAGCTATTTGTGCAGCGGGCGCAAGCGGTTGATAGTCAATTTCGCTTGACTGCTGAAAACGCTCCCATTGTGGCCGAAATTTGTGTGCGGCTTGATGGCTTGGCCTTGGCAATCGAACTAGCGGCAGTCCATAGTAAATTTTATCCGCCGAAGGTGATGTTGCAACGGCTCAACCAGCGGCTGGATTTTCTCTATCACAACAGCCCTGATCGAACGCAGCGCCAACATTCGCTGCGCGGGGCCATCGATTGGAGCTACGAACTGCTTGGCAGCTACGAACAAACAATTTTCCAAGGAATTAGTTTGTTCGATGGCAGTTTTACCCGTGAGGCGGCCCAAGCCTTGTGGCCCAACGACGAGCCAAGCCGGATCGAACGGGTTTTGCAGCATTTGGTCAACGCTAGTTTGTTGCAACGCGAAACCAGCAGCGATGGCCTAAGTTGGTTCGCCATGCTCGATACAATTCGTGAATATAGCTTGAGTAAATTGCCCAAAGGCGAGGCTCATTGGCTACAACAACAATTACTCGATTATTATGTTGAGTTGATGCAGCAAGCTGAACAAGCCTTTTTGGTGAGCAACCACACAGGCTGGATCAAACGGCTCGAGCGCGAACTGCCAACAATTCGCAGCATTCTCGCATGGGGCATTCAGCAAGAGTATAGCTTGGCAGTCTGGCAATTATGTGCGAGTTTTTGGCGCTTTTGGCACGAACAAGGCCATATCAGCGAAGGTCGCGAATGGCTCGCCAAAATCCAACACCTGCAACCAAGCACCATTCCCTTGGCGATACGCGATAAAGTACGGCTTGGAGCAGGCGTTTTGGCCTTTATCCAAGATGATTATGCGGCAGCCAATCAGGCTTTTGGTGAAGTGTTGGTCGAGCCACGCGCCGAACATCAACCCAAAGCAATCGCTCATGCATTAACTAACATCGGCATGGTTGCCTATTGGCAAGGGCGTTATGACGAAGCAATTCAGGCCTTAGAAGAAAGCTTACCTCTATTAAAAATGCTTGATGATCGCTATGGCATGGCCAGCAGTTTGCGCCATTTGGGCATGAGTCAGTTGGTACATCATGGCTCACGCAGTGCTTTGGCGCTGTTGGCCGAGAGTCTCAGCTTCTATCAAGAGCTTGGCAGCAAAAGTGGCATCGGCACCGCCATGGGGTTTTATGGCAGGGCTTTATTAATTTATGGCGATGATCACGAGGCTCAACAATGGCTCGAACAAAGCATCGCCATGCTTGAGCCATTGGGCAATTGGCCAGCGATGGCCCGCAGCCAAACCTTTTTGGGGCGAGTAGCCTTGGCCCAACGCCGTTATGCAGATGCTCAACAATTGCTCAGCCAAAGTTTAGCGACCCTTTATCGGGTTGGCGATCGCGAAGGCGTGGCCGCTTCAATCGAGGGTTTAGCGGTTTGGAGTGCACTCAACCAGCAGCCTGATCGAGCACACGCACTTTGGAGCGGCGCACATTGGCTACGTGAAGTAATTGGCGCACCAATTCCGCCTGCCGACTATCAGGCGCTACGCCGCATGTTACCCCAATCTTTCAGTTTTATTCAGCAAGCTCAAACGCCAAAATCACTGCGCCACTTGGTTGGCTGCGCCTTAGCCAGCGATTGTAACTCGTTGGGCTGCGATGAGCATGAGCAATAA
- a CDS encoding NOL1/NOP2/sun family putative RNA methylase has product MTRQLPRQLEAYRDLLNETELNQLLESINQPLPSGLRTNPLKASVNAPQAWQQQYGWQLEQVPFCQTGWQLRNEVGNLSRTVEHQMGHYYIQDAASMLPVELFELQPEAEPSVLDLTAAPGGKTTHIISQFEDRGLVVANDSNLQRIAGLKGNIQRWGSTSAVITNQPGERMGRWLPEQFDYVLLDAPCSGEALRTSERHTSRLVSSHERNTLQQRQIKLLESALQAARPNGHVVYSTCSLAPEEDEAVLDALLKRYPEQIQIMSIPANVPIEAPGLLAAGSQNYDPSIANALRLWPHLYNTAGFFAALIVKRDQIATPNLERPQQTLAKAGYKAVTNEEQRQILDTLHAVYGFDLRQILTTKGLSLWRNGKTIQAIPERWLSNFEQFPFVSAGIQVGKLSRHGFQPAHDLASRYAEQFSQQQLTISDQQLDDWLARRDLVIKTSQYPNGSVVVVRDQQQRYLGLGQIDGNSLENLLPHWQ; this is encoded by the coding sequence ATGACCCGTCAACTACCGCGACAGCTTGAAGCGTATCGCGATTTATTGAATGAAACTGAACTAAATCAACTGCTTGAAAGTATCAATCAGCCTTTGCCCAGTGGTTTGCGCACCAATCCGCTCAAGGCAAGTGTGAATGCCCCTCAAGCATGGCAACAACAGTATGGATGGCAACTTGAGCAAGTGCCATTTTGCCAAACAGGCTGGCAATTGCGCAACGAGGTTGGCAATTTAAGCCGCACCGTCGAGCATCAAATGGGCCATTACTACATCCAAGATGCTGCATCCATGTTGCCCGTCGAGCTTTTTGAATTGCAACCTGAGGCTGAACCCAGCGTGCTGGATTTGACTGCCGCGCCTGGAGGCAAAACCACTCATATTATTTCGCAGTTTGAAGATCGTGGGCTGGTAGTTGCCAATGACAGCAATTTACAACGCATCGCCGGCCTCAAAGGCAACATCCAACGCTGGGGTAGCACCTCGGCGGTCATCACCAACCAACCAGGTGAACGTATGGGCCGTTGGTTGCCTGAACAATTTGATTATGTCTTGTTGGATGCGCCGTGTAGCGGTGAAGCGCTCCGTACCAGCGAACGCCATACCAGCCGTCTGGTTTCGAGCCATGAACGCAACACCCTGCAACAACGCCAAATTAAGTTGCTTGAAAGTGCCTTGCAAGCGGCCCGACCCAACGGCCATGTGGTTTACTCGACCTGTAGCCTTGCGCCAGAAGAAGATGAAGCTGTGCTCGATGCGCTGCTCAAGCGCTATCCCGAGCAAATTCAAATTATGTCAATTCCAGCCAATGTACCAATTGAAGCACCTGGCTTGTTGGCGGCAGGCTCGCAAAATTACGACCCAAGCATCGCCAATGCTTTGCGCTTGTGGCCGCATCTCTACAACACCGCCGGATTTTTCGCTGCGCTGATCGTCAAGCGCGATCAGATTGCCACACCCAACCTTGAGCGACCGCAACAAACCCTCGCCAAAGCTGGCTATAAAGCCGTCACAAATGAGGAACAGCGCCAAATTCTGGATACATTGCACGCTGTTTATGGCTTTGATTTGCGCCAAATCTTAACAACCAAAGGCCTTAGTTTATGGCGCAACGGCAAAACAATTCAGGCGATTCCTGAGCGCTGGCTAAGCAATTTTGAGCAATTTCCCTTTGTCAGTGCGGGGATTCAGGTTGGCAAACTATCGCGGCATGGTTTTCAGCCAGCCCACGATTTAGCCTCGCGTTACGCCGAGCAATTCAGCCAGCAACAGCTAACAATCAGCGATCAGCAGCTTGACGATTGGCTAGCACGGCGCGATTTAGTGATTAAAACCAGCCAATATCCTAATGGCAGCGTCGTGGTAGTGCGTGATCAACAGCAACGTTACCTTGGTTTAGGCCAAATCGACGGCAACAGCTTGGAAAATTTGCTGCCACATTGGCAATAA